TTAGCGTGGCTGAAATTTTTACGCTCTTTATGTTTAAAATGCCTTTTTCAAAAGGCTTGACTGACACGCTTTTAGCCACAAACAGCTCTGAAACGATGGCGTTTATAAAAAGCTATAAAAATTATTTGTTTTACTACGCTTTTATTTTGATCGCTTTGTTGATCGCCATTAAAATCATTCGCTTTAGAGCGCTTGTGCCTGGTGTGATAGCGAGCGTTTTAGGGCTTTCTATCCTTACCATAGGAAGCGTTCATAATGTTAAACACCTTACAAATAACGACGCCATTTTAAAAAGATCACTCTTTTCTCTTTCTTTGGCTAGAGGGTTTTATTCCGCCTATTTGAGCTTAACTGATCGCCAACAAGCCATAAAATTTTATAGCTTTTTAAATAACCTTTATTTACCAAGCGATTATCTTTCTAGCACGGGCGATGTTAAAAATGTCGTCTTAGTCATCGGCGAAAGCGCGAGCAGAAATTTCATGCAACTCTATGGCTATAGCGTTCCTAATAACCCCTTATTGAGCCAACTCGCCAACGAGAGAGAGAGAGAGAGAGAGAGAGTAACAACTTGTTCGTGTTTTCTGACACGATAAGCAAAGAAGGCAGCACTTCTGATGTCTTTGAAAACCTGCTCAATTATAGCGATGCTGAAACGAATAAGCCTTGGTATCATTACCGCAACATGATAGACATTTTCAAGCGATCCCATTATGAAACTTTTTGGTTAGAAAAACAAATCGTCGATGAATGGGGGATCACACAAAATCTAGTCTCTAATCGTTCTAAAAACCGCTACCTTCTTCAACGCGATAGAAATCTCTACTTCCTTCCTGGAGAATGGACAGGATATGATGAAGATATTTTAACTTTTTATTCCAAAAATATCCAACCCCAATTAAAAAGCAAGAATTTTATCGTGTTCCATTTGCGTGGCTCACACAAGACTTACAGCGAGCGTTTCCCTAAAAGCTTCGCCAAATTCAAACCAAGCGATTTGTCTTTTTCTAATTTGCATGTGAGCAATGATAGAGACAGGCAAATCGTCGCTGATTATGTCAATTCGCTTTATTATAACGACTTTGTTTTGAATGGGATTTTTAACCTCTTTAAAGATAAGGACGCTATTGTGTTTTATTTGAGCGACCATGCACAAGATGTTTTTGAAAGCGGCCCCACTTATGGGCATAGCTGCTCTAAAGCGGGATTAGAAATCCCTTTTATGATTTATGTGAGCGATATTTTTAAAGAAAAACACCCCGAGAAAGTCAAATTGATTAAAAACGCTTTAAACAAACCTTTCATGAGCGATGATTTAATCCATTCTCTTTTGCCTTTGGTGGGCATTCGCACTAAAGACGAGATAGAGAGTAAAAACCTTTTTAGCCCTAAATTTGACGCCCAAAGAAAAAGGATTACTTGTCGTTGGGGGATTGGATCATGATAGGACTAAATAATAATAAGGCTCTGTTCTCATCAATAGGGATAAGCTTGATTCCACATAAAGCTTTTCAACCCTATCTCAAAATCTTCACTTCTTCTTCTAAATGAATGCCGTATTCTTGTAACACTCTGGTTTTGGCGAGTTCTATCAAATCTAGCGCTTCTTCAAATTCTGCACCCCCCAAATTCACCAAAAAATTCGCATGCTCTTTAGCAAAGCCCACTCTTTTTAAGCGATAACCCCTTAAGCCCACGCCCTCTAAAAGCCTGCCCGCATAATCGTTAGGCGGATTTTTGAAACAGCTCCCAAAATTAGGCAATTTGGGGTGGCTTTTGCGCATGCTTTGACACGCTTTTAAAACTTCTTGTCTAAAGCCATGCGTTTTTTTAAACCTCGCCCTTAAAACAACGCCATTGAATTTGCTGCTGCGATAATCTAATCCTAGCGCTCCACTCCCTAGCCATTCATTATTAATGCAAGCGCTTTCTAAAACATTTTTGATTTCAAATTCTTTCATGCCAGCATTCATTTTAACTAACGCCCCTAAAGTGCCGGGCAATTGCCCTAAAAACTCTAAACCCTCTAAATCATTCGCCCTAAAATAATTAAAAATTTTAGACGCATTAGCCGCTCCCCCTACCTCCACCCACTCACCTTGATCGCAAATGTAATCGTAGTTTTTTCCTAATAAAGCGAGATTTTTCACGCCAGGAGCGATCAAAAGGTTGTTCGCTAAGCCTATGATCTGGTGTTCTTGAGAAATTTCATTATCGTTTTCTAAAACGCTCACTTTTAAAGGCGCGCCGATTTTCACGCTGCTGTAACGAGAAAAATCAATAGTTGTTTCTAGCATTTTCTAGCCTATGATTTTAGGAATGAGCTTGATTAAGGTTTTGGTATAGTCTAAAAGCATGTTCGTCATCCACGGCATGGTTAAAATCAGCACCCCAATCACGGCTAAAATCTTAGGCACAAAAGACAAAGTCATTTCATTGATTTGAGTGGTCGCTTGAAAAATACTGACTAACAGCCCCACCACTAAGCCCGCTAGTAATACCGGTAAAGAAATCATCAAAGTGATTTTATAAGTCTCAATGGCGAGTTTCATGAGTTGTGATTCCATGATATTCCTTTTATCTTAAGATTTCTTCTAATTGCTGAAAGCTTTGTTCAAAAGGCTGTAAAGCGTTTTCATCTTGCGCTAAAAATTGCTCCATTAGAGCCTTTTTCTTAATCGCTTCATCAAGCTCTTTATCATTCCCCATTTGATAAGAGCCGATGCGAATGAGCATTTCATTTTCTTTTAATAACGCATACAAACGGCGGAATTTTCTCGCGCAAAGGTTTTGAGACTCGCTGATGATGTCTTTAGCCACCCTTGATGCGGAGTTTAAAATATTGATGGGCGGGTAGACCCCATAATCGGTCAATTCCCTGCTTAAGACGATATGCCCGTCTAAAATACTCCTGGCCTGATCGGCTATGGGGTCGCTCAAATCATCGCCCTCTACTAGCACGCTAAAAAAAGCCGTAATGCTCCCCTTATTTTCTTCCTTGCCCGCCCTCTCCATTAATTGAGGCAATAAAGAAAGCGCGGATGGGGGGTAGCCTTTGGAAGTGGGCGGTTCGCCTAAGGCTAAACCGATTTCTCTTTGAGCCATAGCGAAACGAGTCACTGAATCCATGATGAATAACACATCTAGCCCTTGGTTTTTAAAATACTCCGCCACGCTCATCGCGCAAAAAGCCCCGTATTTGCGCATCAAAGGGCTATCATCGCTCGTAGCGACCACCAACACGCAAGAGCTTAAATCCCCTTTTAAGTTTTTCTCTATAAATTCAGGGATTTCTCTGCCCCTTTCCCCAATCAAAGCGATCACTTTAATGGGCGCTAAGCAACCCCTAGTGATCATGCCCATTAGCGTGGATTTACCCACCCCAGAGCCGGCAAAAATGCCCAGTTT
This is a stretch of genomic DNA from Helicobacter pylori. It encodes these proteins:
- the fliQ gene encoding flagellar biosynthetic protein FliQ, translated to MESQLMKLAIETYKITLMISLPVLLAGLVVGLLVSIFQATTQINEMTLSFVPKILAVIGVLILTMPWMTNMLLDYTKTLIKLIPKIIG
- a CDS encoding UDP-N-acetylmuramate dehydrogenase, whose protein sequence is MLETTIDFSRYSSVKIGAPLKVSVLENDNEISQEHQIIGLANNLLIAPGVKNLALLGKNYDYICDQGEWVEVGGAANASKIFNYFRANDLEGLEFLGQLPGTLGALVKMNAGMKEFEIKNVLESACINNEWLGSGALGLDYRSSKFNGVVLRARFKKTHGFRQEVLKACQSMRKSHPKLPNFGSCFKNPPNDYAGRLLEGVGLRGYRLKRVGFAKEHANFLVNLGGAEFEEALDLIELAKTRVLQEYGIHLEEEVKILR
- the fliI gene encoding flagellar protein export ATPase FliI, whose product is MPLKSLKNRLNQRFDLSPRYGSVKKIMPNIVYADGFNPSVGDVVKIEKSDGSECVGMVVVAEKEQFGFTPFNFIEGARAGDKVLFLKEGLNFPVGRNLLGRVLNPLGQVIDNKGVLDYERLAPVITTPIAPLKRGLIDEVFSVGVKSIDGLLTCGKGQKLGIFAGSGVGKSTLMGMITRGCLAPIKVIALIGERGREIPEFIEKNLKGDLSSCVLVVATSDDSPLMRKYGAFCAMSVAEYFKNQGLDVLFIMDSVTRFAMAQREIGLALGEPPTSKGYPPSALSLLPQLMERAGKEENKGSITAFFSVLVEGDDLSDPIADQARSILDGHIVLSRELTDYGVYPPINILNSASRVAKDIISESQNLCARKFRRLYALLKENEMLIRIGSYQMGNDKELDEAIKKKALMEQFLAQDENALQPFEQSFQQLEEILR
- a CDS encoding phosphoethanolamine transferase, with product MEKLLKFLKFFASSVTLDEKFLIFLLCNALSNAYKNSDLFSFSKGFLGAFLIGFVVYYGCALIPKKRLKYSLEWLFIGSGIIFSVAEIFTLFMFKMPFSKGLTDTLLATNSSETMAFIKSYKNYLFYYAFILIALLIAIKIIRFRALVPGVIASVLGLSILTIGSVHNVKHLTNNDAILKRSLFSLSLARGFYSAYLSLTDRQQAIKFYSFLNNLYLPSDYLSSTGDVKNVVLVIGESASRNFMQLYGYSVPNNPLLSQLANERERERERVTTCSCFLTR